DNA from bacterium:
GGAACTTCGCGTCGACCGGAACGATGCCTTCTTTCACGAAGATGGCGGCGTCGACCGTCTCGCCGTTGGCGAAGTCATACTGCATCTTGAAGCGATCCGGCGGCAGGATGTTGTTGAGGATGAGTTCCAAGCCTGCCTCACCGAGATTGCCGCGCTGCTTCTGGTTCTTAAGCACCTTCTCGAGGTTCTGGAGCTGCTCCGCGATCGTGAAGACCTGCTTCGTCGACGCGTTCGTCTCGGCGACGCCGCGGGCGACTTCGGTCAATTGCTTATGCACGAGATCGCGGATGTCGGTCGCGAGACGCTGGGACTCGCCGAACTGCGCCCGCATGCTATCGAACATCGTCCGCGTGCCTTCCCCCAGTTTCGCATCCATGGATTGCGAGAGGGCGTCGATGCGGTTCTGGAGGAGGATCATGCTCTGGGAGTCCTGCTGCGGTGCCGGTTTGCGGAGGAAGATGAAGCCGACCACGGCCAGATTGACGAGGAGAAGCGCGATGATGATGAATTCCATGGGGCGATTTTACCACGATGCATCTTCATCAGGACTCTGCTATGGTTGAGCCAGTTCGTTCTTCACAAGGAGGAATCATGCTGACAGAAGTCGAACGACGGCTCGAAGAATTGCAGAGACAAACCCTCACCCAATGGGAGGACATTCGCACCGAATACTTCAGACTCATCCATGATCGCCATGCGCCTACGATGCTCGGCATGAATATCAATACCGAGAGCAGGGCTGATATGCGCATCGATCCGGTGGTGTTCGCACGTGAAAGCTGTCTCTTGAGCAAGGTCAATCCGGATATCGACACGGAGTATTTTGATCGGTATTTGAAGATCGCACGCTTTACCATCGAATCTGACGTAGACCATTCCTCGTATCCAAAGATCACGCATCCAGCCATAACCAATGCAGCGATCTGTGACCACCCGCACTACTTCACCTACCGCACCGGATCGTCGTTCAGGGATCCGTTCGAGGATTCCGAGGACGCCCTTCCCATCGGACAGCCTGAGAAGTACCTGCGGCTTTGGATGAAAATGGTCGAACGGATAGTGATACGGTACCGAGAGCGATCATTCGAAGAGCGGGATGCGATATCCATCGCACTCCACGACACGCTGATATTCCTGCATCCGTTCGATGAGGCAAACAGCCGCACCGCCCGGATACACCTGCAGGAAATACGGCGTGCCCTCGGCATTCCGATGATCATCTTCCGTCACTCGGAAACACGGGCCAACAAGCGACGAATCAAGTTCTTCGACCGACACATCGCCAAGCCATTCATGGCGAGGCATGGACGTATCTGACTCAGGCGGCATCCGCAATATGCGGGTGCCGTTTTCCTTTTTTCTGCTATTGTGGGGGCATGCTTATCGACACCATCAAGAACGACATGAAGGAGGCCATGAAGGCCAAGGACGATATCAAGGTCCAGACACTTCGCGGCGCTATTGCTGCCTGCACCAACGAGCTCGTGGCCAAGGGCCAGAAGCCGACTGATCCTATCGACGACGCCATGGTGATGACGATCCTCAAGAGGCTTGGCAAACAGCGCAAGGATTCGATCGATCAATTCACGAAAGGTGGACGCCCTGAGATGGCGGAAAAGGAAGCAAAGGAACTCGCAATCATCGAAGCGTA
Protein-coding regions in this window:
- a CDS encoding Fic family protein: MLTEVERRLEELQRQTLTQWEDIRTEYFRLIHDRHAPTMLGMNINTESRADMRIDPVVFARESCLLSKVNPDIDTEYFDRYLKIARFTIESDVDHSSYPKITHPAITNAAICDHPHYFTYRTGSSFRDPFEDSEDALPIGQPEKYLRLWMKMVERIVIRYRERSFEERDAISIALHDTLIFLHPFDEANSRTARIHLQEIRRALGIPMIIFRHSETRANKRRIKFFDRHIAKPFMARHGRI
- a CDS encoding GatB/YqeY domain-containing protein, which gives rise to MLIDTIKNDMKEAMKAKDDIKVQTLRGAIAACTNELVAKGQKPTDPIDDAMVMTILKRLGKQRKDSIDQFTKGGRPEMAEKEAKELAIIEAYLPQMASREDILKVAEAKKAEMNVDAAGKGKLMGAVIKELGGNADGAVVKEVIDSLFA